Proteins encoded within one genomic window of Lysinibacillus sphaericus:
- a CDS encoding zinc-ribbon domain-containing protein, producing the protein MFCRNCGEQISEHAEICIHCGVRVKNAVGDDKPNWGINIITLCCVPLVGLIMYFIWKNEKPVAAKSALIFFFISIGVIVLFYIVMFIIGLASQ; encoded by the coding sequence ATGTTTTGTAGAAACTGTGGCGAACAAATTTCAGAGCACGCCGAAATTTGTATTCACTGTGGTGTCCGAGTAAAAAATGCAGTTGGGGATGACAAACCAAACTGGGGTATTAACATCATTACACTTTGCTGTGTACCACTTGTTGGATTAATTATGTATTTTATTTGGAAAAATGAAAAACCAGTTGCGGCTAAATCCGCTTTAATATTCTTCTTCATTAGCATAGGAGTTATCGTATTATTCTATATCGTAATGTTCATTATTGGACTAGCAAGTCAATAG
- a CDS encoding MGMT family protein, whose amino-acid sequence MQPFTKNVIAVLKNIPSGKVMTYSQVAACAGSPRGARQVVRILHTMSEKYNLPWHRIVNIKGEITFKNAAHQKALLESEGIIFTDSLTLNLEDYQYKIGPMDFDF is encoded by the coding sequence ATGCAACCATTTACTAAAAATGTAATAGCTGTCTTAAAAAATATACCAAGCGGTAAAGTTATGACTTATAGCCAAGTTGCAGCATGTGCTGGCAGTCCTAGAGGAGCCAGACAGGTGGTAAGAATATTACATACAATGAGTGAAAAATATAATCTTCCTTGGCATCGTATTGTAAACATCAAAGGAGAAATTACCTTTAAAAATGCAGCCCATCAAAAGGCATTATTAGAAAGCGAAGGGATAATTTTCACAGATTCTCTTACACTCAACCTAGAGGACTATCAATATAAAATCGGTCCTATGGATTTTGATTTCTGA
- a CDS encoding zinc-ribbon domain-containing protein gives MFCPNCGSSIDDNAEICIHCGVNVLTFHKQKTVAKEDAPNIWINVLSLCCFPLLGFIIYFAWKDTQPKAAKSALIFAVIGLAISIIVAIISFVIGFATEMMNDSYYYY, from the coding sequence ATGTTTTGTCCTAATTGTGGTTCTAGCATTGATGACAATGCCGAAATTTGTATACATTGCGGTGTTAACGTATTAACATTTCACAAACAAAAGACTGTAGCAAAAGAAGATGCACCAAATATTTGGATTAATGTACTCAGCTTATGCTGTTTCCCTTTACTTGGTTTTATTATCTATTTTGCATGGAAAGATACACAGCCAAAAGCAGCAAAATCAGCTTTAATATTCGCGGTAATTGGTCTAGCTATTTCAATTATTGTAGCGATTATTTCATTTGTAATAGGCTTTGCAACTGAAATGATGAATGATAGCTATTATTACTATTAA
- a CDS encoding zinc ribbon domain-containing protein: MYCTHCSEPIAALTEICTKCGVRPYVTKNFCHSCGSKVDCNQAMCIACGSMLKEIKKTQAAESYHPAIIGILSFFLVGLGQIIMGQIFKGLVMLVVSFILTLITLGLSSFIITPINVIDAVLIANKKRQGKQVGKWEFF; the protein is encoded by the coding sequence ATGTATTGTACTCACTGTAGTGAACCTATTGCTGCGTTAACGGAAATTTGCACGAAATGTGGTGTACGACCTTACGTCACTAAAAACTTCTGTCACTCATGTGGCTCTAAGGTAGATTGTAATCAAGCCATGTGTATTGCTTGCGGCTCTATGCTAAAAGAAATTAAAAAAACGCAAGCTGCAGAATCTTATCATCCAGCGATTATAGGGATTTTAAGCTTTTTCCTCGTTGGATTAGGACAAATAATAATGGGACAAATTTTTAAAGGGTTAGTTATGTTAGTCGTTTCTTTTATATTAACATTGATAACCTTAGGATTATCTTCTTTTATTATTACACCTATTAACGTGATCGATGCTGTCCTGATTGCAAATAAAAAACGACAAGGGAAGCAAGTTGGCAAATGGGAATTTTTTTAA
- a CDS encoding glucose 1-dehydrogenase yields MSRLSGKVAIITGAAQGMGAAHAKLFVEQGAKVILTDLNEEKGHAFATELGENAIFVKQNVTSEEDWATVIAKAEEAFGPVNVLVNNAGITMAKNMLDMTLEEYRRIVDINQVSVFLGMKAVAASMMKAGGGSIVNISSMNGLVAGAVGYTDTKFAVRGMTKAAAINLAPMGIRVNSVHPGVIATPMVVQEDTKAAVEEFSKHIPLKRVAQPEEVSNMVLFLASDESSYSTGSEFIIDGGLTAQ; encoded by the coding sequence ATGAGTCGTTTATCAGGTAAAGTAGCAATCATTACAGGCGCTGCACAAGGTATGGGTGCTGCACATGCTAAATTATTCGTAGAGCAAGGTGCAAAAGTTATTTTAACAGATTTAAATGAAGAAAAAGGCCATGCATTCGCTACTGAATTAGGTGAAAATGCCATTTTCGTTAAACAAAATGTTACTTCTGAAGAAGATTGGGCTACAGTCATTGCAAAAGCGGAAGAAGCATTTGGTCCAGTAAACGTATTAGTTAACAACGCCGGCATTACGATGGCGAAAAATATGCTTGATATGACATTAGAAGAATATCGACGCATTGTAGATATTAACCAAGTATCTGTATTTTTAGGTATGAAAGCTGTGGCAGCTTCAATGATGAAAGCTGGTGGCGGTTCAATCGTCAATATTTCTTCAATGAACGGTTTAGTTGCTGGTGCTGTAGGATATACAGATACAAAATTTGCAGTACGTGGTATGACAAAAGCAGCCGCAATCAATCTAGCTCCAATGGGCATTCGCGTAAACTCAGTGCACCCAGGCGTAATCGCAACGCCAATGGTTGTACAAGAAGATACAAAAGCAGCAGTAGAAGAATTCTCTAAACACATTCCATTAAAACGTGTAGCACAACCAGAAGAAGTATCGAATATGGTACTATTTTTAGCTTCTGATGAATCTAGCTATTCAACAGGCTCAGAATTCATTATCGACGGCGGATTAACTGCACAATAA
- a CDS encoding MerR family transcriptional regulator, translated as MYSIGQFAKKTGLTVRALRFYSEKGLIEPCYISESGHRYYNDGNIETLQKIVTLKYLDYSLEEIDDILQNGEQQLIESLMFQKRQLEKKRNQIDRVITSLDQAINIGKQKEAIDTSIFLTMIFNLLKEDEQRDYWRGKLPDELIERLYDFSGINMIEFNRKYMALANQLKQAYIQPIQDDSLKALMEQLLSLIPQDMVEDLVEVLKEYEDIELNDWLFPTPFTKEEEEWFISQAERLGVYRGEADE; from the coding sequence ATGTATTCAATTGGGCAATTTGCAAAGAAGACAGGGCTAACGGTACGGGCTTTACGATTTTATAGTGAAAAGGGATTGATAGAACCATGCTATATTTCAGAATCGGGGCATCGTTATTATAATGATGGTAACATAGAGACCCTTCAAAAAATCGTCACATTAAAATATTTAGATTATTCTTTGGAGGAGATAGATGATATTTTACAGAACGGGGAACAGCAGTTAATCGAATCATTAATGTTTCAAAAACGCCAATTAGAGAAGAAGCGAAATCAAATCGATCGGGTAATTACGAGCTTGGATCAGGCGATTAACATAGGAAAACAAAAAGAAGCCATTGATACATCCATTTTTTTAACGATGATATTTAACTTACTCAAAGAGGATGAGCAACGAGACTATTGGCGAGGTAAGTTACCTGATGAGTTAATCGAGCGACTATACGACTTTTCCGGAATAAACATGATTGAATTTAATCGAAAATACATGGCTTTAGCTAATCAATTGAAGCAGGCATATATCCAACCGATTCAAGATGATTCTTTAAAAGCACTAATGGAGCAGCTATTATCATTAATTCCACAAGATATGGTAGAAGATTTAGTCGAAGTATTAAAGGAATATGAAGATATTGAGCTTAATGATTGGTTATTCCCTACACCTTTTACAAAGGAAGAGGAAGAATGGTTTATTTCGCAGGCTGAACGACTAGGAGTGTATAGGGGGGAAGCTGATGAATAA
- a CDS encoding CxxH/CxxC protein, protein MEKFSCEKHIDHALDMFVAEQKVFPIMDKVEKEKKLSTKCSYCEQPAEYIVSSK, encoded by the coding sequence ATGGAAAAATTCAGTTGCGAAAAGCATATAGATCACGCTTTAGACATGTTTGTTGCGGAGCAAAAAGTATTCCCAATTATGGATAAAGTAGAAAAGGAAAAAAAGTTATCCACAAAATGTAGTTACTGCGAACAGCCAGCAGAATATATTGTATCAAGTAAATAA
- a CDS encoding ATP-binding protein: protein MTIDHEGKRKQLKVIQFDKDRNTLIEKTEPSETFADVGGLEEVKKKIQMNFILPLKNPEFFKAYGKEAGGSLLLYGPPGCGKTFLAKAIAGEINASFIHMELQAILSMYIGESEHNLHDVFEAARENKPCVLFIDELDAIGGNRQNMRQHHERMLVNQLLLELDGLDAHNNGIYVIGATNTPWYLDSALRRPGRFNQLLFISPPAVEEREVILKLKMKDKPQNALNHKKIASKTAHFSGADLEQLVGDAIESALQRSLEMGELQPLTNNDLSEALSRRKPTTLEWFSTAKNYATFSDVNKDYQQVLEYLKENKIR from the coding sequence ATGACAATTGATCATGAAGGAAAACGAAAACAGTTAAAAGTAATCCAATTTGATAAAGATCGAAATACGCTTATTGAAAAGACTGAGCCGAGTGAAACTTTTGCTGACGTTGGTGGTTTGGAGGAAGTTAAGAAAAAGATTCAAATGAATTTTATTCTCCCTCTTAAAAATCCGGAGTTTTTTAAAGCATATGGGAAAGAAGCGGGTGGAAGTTTACTGCTTTATGGACCACCAGGTTGTGGGAAAACATTTTTAGCAAAAGCGATTGCTGGTGAAATTAACGCTAGTTTTATACATATGGAATTACAGGCAATTTTATCGATGTATATAGGAGAAAGTGAACATAATCTACACGATGTATTTGAAGCTGCGCGGGAAAACAAACCATGTGTCTTATTTATTGATGAATTGGATGCAATTGGTGGAAATCGTCAAAACATGAGACAGCATCATGAGCGAATGCTTGTCAATCAATTACTTCTTGAGTTAGATGGATTAGATGCTCATAACAATGGCATTTATGTCATTGGTGCAACGAATACACCGTGGTATTTGGATTCCGCATTAAGGAGACCAGGTCGTTTCAATCAATTACTTTTTATTTCCCCTCCTGCTGTAGAGGAAAGGGAGGTCATTCTGAAACTAAAGATGAAAGACAAGCCACAGAACGCACTTAATCATAAAAAAATTGCTAGTAAAACAGCTCATTTCTCGGGGGCAGATCTTGAACAACTTGTTGGGGATGCCATCGAGTCCGCATTACAACGTTCATTGGAAATGGGCGAATTGCAACCGTTAACGAATAATGATTTAAGCGAAGCATTGAGCCGCCGTAAACCAACAACTTTGGAATGGTTTTCAACAGCTAAAAATTATGCCACCTTTAGTGATGTGAATAAAGACTATCAACAAGTCCTGGAATATTTAAAAGAGAATAAGATTAGATAG
- a CDS encoding S1C family serine protease, which yields MSYLNDNDKNSDFLNNDEIQKSPLQERLEREEKEMQAKRSKKKDGGGGKGGYFFSGLIGVIIGALLVWLMLPGLVNQMPGTTTSSSGKNEPTINQVATEVTTDVTGAVEKASGAVVGITNIQEVASGGFWNQQTTQDKETGSGSGVIYKVEGDTAFIVTNNHVIEGAKQLEVTMQDGSKEEAQLVGSDVWTDLAVISISAKDVKTVATFGNSDVLKQGETVIAIGNPLGLEFYGSVTTGVVSGKDRSVPVDLNGDKVADWQQEVLQTDAAINPGNSGGALVNLAGELIGINSMKISESSVEGLGFSIPINSAIPIIQELEKNGEMKRPTMGISLVDLTDVPAYYQQQTLKLPKEITTGVVITDVIANSPASKAGVKQYDVIVEMDGKKIETSIDLRKHLYNDKKIGDTLTMKVYREGKLVELTLTLTNSDSL from the coding sequence ATGAGTTATTTAAATGATAATGACAAAAACAGTGATTTTCTAAATAATGATGAAATCCAAAAATCCCCTCTACAGGAGAGATTGGAACGTGAGGAAAAAGAAATGCAAGCGAAGCGTTCTAAAAAGAAAGACGGCGGCGGGGGAAAAGGTGGCTATTTCTTTAGTGGTCTAATAGGGGTTATTATCGGTGCATTACTCGTGTGGCTAATGCTTCCTGGGCTTGTCAATCAGATGCCGGGGACAACAACAAGTAGTTCTGGTAAAAATGAGCCAACTATCAATCAGGTTGCAACAGAAGTAACAACTGATGTTACAGGTGCTGTAGAAAAAGCATCAGGTGCTGTTGTAGGTATTACCAATATTCAAGAAGTGGCAAGTGGCGGTTTTTGGAATCAGCAAACAACCCAAGATAAAGAAACAGGAAGCGGCTCAGGTGTTATTTATAAAGTAGAAGGTGATACAGCCTTTATCGTCACAAATAATCACGTTATTGAAGGCGCAAAACAGTTAGAAGTAACAATGCAAGACGGCTCAAAAGAAGAGGCACAATTAGTCGGTAGCGATGTTTGGACAGACTTAGCTGTTATTTCAATCAGTGCAAAAGATGTTAAAACAGTGGCGACATTTGGTAACTCAGATGTACTAAAACAAGGTGAAACAGTGATTGCAATCGGGAATCCACTAGGTTTAGAATTTTATGGCTCTGTAACAACAGGTGTTGTTTCAGGTAAAGACCGTTCAGTACCAGTCGATTTAAATGGCGACAAAGTTGCGGATTGGCAACAAGAAGTGTTACAAACAGATGCTGCTATTAACCCTGGTAATAGTGGTGGTGCACTAGTGAACTTAGCTGGTGAATTAATCGGCATCAACTCCATGAAAATTTCCGAATCGTCAGTGGAAGGTCTGGGCTTCTCAATTCCAATCAACTCAGCGATTCCAATTATTCAGGAATTAGAGAAAAATGGAGAAATGAAACGTCCAACGATGGGGATTTCATTAGTCGATTTAACAGACGTACCAGCGTACTACCAACAACAAACATTAAAATTACCTAAAGAAATTACAACAGGTGTTGTCATTACAGATGTTATCGCTAACTCACCAGCTTCAAAAGCAGGCGTGAAACAATATGATGTAATTGTTGAAATGGACGGTAAAAAAATCGAAACTTCGATTGATTTACGTAAGCATTTGTACAACGACAAAAAAATTGGTGATACATTAACAATGAAAGTATACCGCGAAGGTAAGTTAGTGGAATTAACACTAACATTAACAAATAGCGATTCATTGTAA
- a CDS encoding tetratricopeptide repeat protein produces the protein MNEEAQYAQFIRIEQLYEWERLQEAIKETENYIQQYPEDADGYAVLSKVYLKQGDHKKALHWSLESLKKDPENEIAWEFRVSTLYTAGKYKETMTAIQEALTLFPDDAFYYFLKGNIYNKNGEYEEAKESFLIALKLEPSNALYLASYSYVESILGNQEIALQAEKQALQLDSESSMVFLYVAWAADQRGDYAQALSYLENAVRLEPNNQQLRVEYLEILQKQFKVYQWLLVPSRMLNKVKPAMVFIIWFVAWMLFKPLVVVFIILYVAAHWITKMIVNVKVFGRLFVKV, from the coding sequence GTGAATGAAGAGGCGCAATATGCACAATTCATCCGGATTGAACAATTATATGAATGGGAACGTTTGCAAGAAGCTATTAAAGAGACGGAAAACTATATTCAACAATACCCCGAAGATGCGGATGGCTATGCCGTACTTAGTAAGGTTTATTTAAAACAAGGGGACCACAAAAAGGCCTTACATTGGTCACTAGAATCATTAAAGAAAGACCCAGAAAATGAAATTGCATGGGAATTTAGGGTAAGTACACTTTACACGGCTGGTAAATATAAAGAGACAATGACTGCAATTCAAGAGGCTTTAACGCTGTTTCCTGATGACGCCTTTTATTATTTTTTAAAAGGGAATATTTACAATAAAAATGGGGAGTACGAGGAGGCGAAAGAAAGTTTTCTTATAGCGTTAAAGTTGGAACCATCCAATGCGTTGTATCTTGCGAGCTATAGTTATGTTGAAAGTATTTTGGGGAACCAAGAAATTGCTCTCCAAGCAGAAAAACAAGCGTTACAACTAGATTCAGAGAGTTCGATGGTCTTTTTGTATGTAGCTTGGGCTGCTGACCAAAGAGGAGATTACGCGCAGGCATTGTCTTATTTGGAAAATGCAGTTCGATTAGAACCTAACAATCAGCAATTAAGAGTAGAGTACTTAGAAATTTTGCAAAAGCAATTTAAGGTGTACCAATGGCTCTTGGTGCCTTCTAGAATGTTAAATAAAGTAAAGCCGGCAATGGTATTTATTATTTGGTTTGTGGCCTGGATGTTATTCAAGCCTCTTGTAGTTGTTTTTATTATTTTATATGTTGCTGCTCATTGGATAACAAAAATGATTGTCAATGTAAAAGTGTTCGGTCGGTTATTTGTAAAGGTGTAA
- a CDS encoding DUF2085 domain-containing protein: MAKNINFLLQVFFFCHQRPDRSFHFKGKKFPLCARCTGMAVGYLLSIMLVILLGLIDLRIIILLILPMAIDGFGQLFGKWTSTNNRRFLTGLSGGIGIIYIFYIMGYQFFLLGQNVGRNLQ, from the coding sequence ATGGCAAAAAATATTAATTTTTTATTGCAAGTTTTTTTCTTTTGCCATCAAAGACCAGACCGCTCATTCCATTTTAAAGGTAAAAAGTTCCCTTTATGTGCAAGATGTACTGGGATGGCTGTAGGATATCTCTTATCCATCATGTTAGTGATACTTTTAGGTTTAATAGATTTGCGGATTATCATATTATTAATTTTACCAATGGCTATTGATGGTTTTGGACAATTATTTGGTAAATGGACAAGTACTAATAATAGACGGTTCCTTACTGGATTATCGGGTGGTATCGGTATTATATATATTTTCTACATTATGGGTTACCAATTTTTTTTATTGGGTCAAAATGTTGGAAGGAATTTACAATGA
- the rlmH gene encoding 23S rRNA (pseudouridine(1915)-N(3))-methyltransferase RlmH translates to MNITIVSVGKLKEKYLKMGIDEYVKRLGGYAKMELTEVPDEKAPEQLSEAEMEIVKKKEGERILAKLSPDTYVIALAINGKMKTSEEMAADIESLMTYGKSKIAFVIGGSLGLHDDVLKRADEKQSFGKMTLPHQLMKLVLIEQIYRSFRIIKGEPYHK, encoded by the coding sequence GTGAATATAACAATTGTATCAGTCGGAAAACTAAAAGAAAAGTACTTAAAAATGGGGATCGACGAATACGTAAAACGCCTTGGTGGCTATGCCAAAATGGAGTTAACGGAAGTGCCTGATGAAAAAGCACCGGAGCAATTAAGCGAGGCAGAAATGGAAATTGTGAAGAAAAAAGAAGGCGAACGGATCCTTGCAAAACTAAGCCCAGATACATACGTGATCGCCCTTGCCATTAACGGAAAAATGAAAACATCTGAAGAAATGGCAGCCGATATCGAGTCCTTGATGACGTATGGAAAAAGTAAAATTGCCTTCGTCATAGGCGGTTCACTCGGCCTACACGACGACGTCCTCAAACGTGCCGACGAAAAACAATCATTTGGCAAGATGACATTACCACATCAGCTAATGAAGTTAGTCTTGATTGAGCAAATTTACCGAAGCTTTCGCATTATTAAGGGTGAGCCTTATCATAAGTAA
- a CDS encoding TM2 domain-containing protein, with protein MSDKSFVATILLCFFLGSLGVHRFYVGKIGTGILMFITLGGLGIWTLVDLIIIIVGKFTDKDGNLVKSN; from the coding sequence ATGTCAGACAAAAGTTTTGTAGCAACAATATTACTTTGCTTCTTTTTAGGTAGTTTAGGTGTTCACCGTTTTTATGTAGGCAAAATAGGTACAGGGATACTAATGTTTATTACATTAGGCGGTTTAGGTATTTGGACACTAGTAGATTTAATTATAATTATCGTTGGTAAATTTACTGATAAAGACGGCAACCTTGTTAAATCAAATTAA
- a CDS encoding ABC transporter ATP-binding protein: MNNSVRGIWQLVNSNRLSKKLTIGTLLLSIVETLIGLTVPLFTMRMINDFSTIGFSWQSILLVGVFLIFQAVLSGVTFYMMRKLGERIVANLRMKVWAHVLRLRIPYFDAHESGETMSRITQDTNVIKELITDHLISFISGLFAIVGAVIILIIIDWKMTLLMLISVPVAILLTLPLGQRIHKIARANQDELASFTGQLGRVLTNIRLVKTSQTENYEQLNGEEKIQHLYQFGLKESKILAVISPIMTFIMMVVLILLFGYGGAKVATGAITAGELVAIIIYLVQIIIPFTQMATFFTSLQKAMGATERLQEILNEPIEGHGKNAIAPSNESITFENVVFQYNDNPILKGISFTIPTGKTTALVSASGGGKTTMFSLIEQFYHVTEGTIRFGEQPIEQIHLKEWRSLFGYVSQEAPLMNGTIRDNVTYGKSDVLETDIIEALKNAYAWDFVQQFEKGLDTEVGEGGIKLSGGQRQRIAIARALFRNPAILLLDEATSNLDNDSERAVQKAIEYVMKGRTTVIIAHRLSTIVHADQILVFEDGLITGSGKHEELQEHHTYYKQLIKLMTQ; this comes from the coding sequence ATGAATAATTCAGTACGAGGCATTTGGCAGCTTGTGAATAGCAATCGATTATCAAAGAAACTGACGATAGGCACTCTTTTACTGAGTATTGTTGAAACACTTATTGGATTGACTGTGCCATTATTTACGATGAGAATGATTAATGATTTTTCAACGATTGGTTTCTCATGGCAGTCCATTTTATTAGTAGGTGTATTTCTTATTTTCCAGGCTGTACTTAGTGGTGTAACGTTTTATATGATGCGTAAGCTTGGGGAAAGAATTGTGGCTAATTTGCGTATGAAGGTATGGGCGCATGTTTTACGGTTACGTATTCCTTACTTTGATGCACATGAATCTGGGGAAACCATGAGCAGAATTACGCAAGATACGAATGTTATTAAGGAACTTATTACAGATCATTTAATTAGTTTTATTTCGGGCTTATTTGCCATCGTGGGTGCGGTAATCATATTAATCATCATTGATTGGAAAATGACATTATTGATGCTAATATCAGTGCCGGTAGCCATTTTATTGACCTTGCCTCTGGGACAACGTATTCATAAAATCGCGAGGGCAAATCAAGATGAGCTTGCTAGTTTTACAGGACAGTTGGGGCGTGTATTAACGAATATACGACTCGTGAAAACGTCGCAAACAGAAAATTATGAGCAGCTAAATGGAGAAGAAAAAATCCAACATTTGTATCAATTTGGATTAAAAGAATCAAAAATTTTAGCCGTGATATCACCCATTATGACGTTTATTATGATGGTGGTACTCATTTTATTATTCGGCTATGGCGGCGCAAAAGTAGCAACAGGTGCGATTACTGCAGGTGAACTTGTAGCAATCATTATTTACCTTGTTCAAATCATTATTCCATTTACACAAATGGCAACATTTTTCACTTCTCTTCAAAAGGCAATGGGTGCAACAGAACGATTACAAGAAATTTTAAATGAACCAATTGAAGGACATGGAAAAAATGCTATTGCGCCTTCCAATGAGTCAATTACTTTTGAAAATGTTGTGTTTCAATACAATGATAATCCAATTTTAAAAGGTATTTCTTTTACGATTCCAACTGGTAAAACAACCGCATTGGTTAGTGCCAGTGGCGGAGGGAAAACGACAATGTTTTCATTAATAGAACAATTTTATCATGTTACAGAGGGTACTATTCGATTTGGAGAACAGCCAATTGAACAAATCCATTTAAAGGAGTGGCGTAGCTTATTTGGATATGTTTCGCAAGAAGCTCCACTTATGAATGGCACAATTCGTGATAATGTAACATATGGAAAAAGTGATGTTTTAGAAACAGATATTATAGAGGCATTAAAAAATGCCTACGCATGGGATTTTGTTCAACAGTTTGAAAAAGGATTAGATACAGAAGTAGGCGAAGGGGGAATTAAATTATCAGGGGGACAAAGACAACGGATAGCAATCGCACGTGCATTATTCCGAAATCCAGCAATCCTATTATTAGATGAAGCAACATCTAACCTTGATAATGACTCAGAGCGAGCGGTACAAAAGGCAATAGAGTATGTTATGAAAGGACGTACAACCGTTATTATTGCACACCGCTTATCTACAATTGTACATGCCGATCAAATTTTAGTGTTTGAGGATGGCCTTATTACGGGTTCAGGAAAACATGAGGAACTTCAAGAACATCATACGTATTATAAACAGCTAATTAAACTAATGACACAGTAA